GTCTCCGCGTGAGATTGCGGTCAAGGGCCTTGCCACGGAGCCGCGCGGCGGAAAGGTTGGGGGGATGTTCTATCTGCGCATGTTCGCCGCCCTGCTCGCCTTCGTGGCCGCATCCACGTACGGCGTCGTCATCGCCCTCACGCGCCGCGACAGGTCGCGCGTGGCGCACGACTACGCGCACCTGCTGCACCGGTGGATGCTCCCCATCTTCCGGCAGCGCGTGACGCTGCGTGGCACGGAGCACCTGACGGCGCACCGGCCCTGCATCTTCATCGCAAACCACCAGAGCCTGCTGGACGTGCCGGTGCTCGCGGTGTGCTTCGCGCCGGGCTCGGTGGTGATCGCCAAGAAGGAGATCCGCACCGTCCCCTTCTTCGGCTGGCTCTACATGGTGACGGGGAACCTGCTGATCGACCGCGGCAACACGGCGCAATCGGTGGGGATGCTGCGCGCGGCGGAGGACGCCATCCGCGAGCGGCGGGTGGCGGTGTGGATCTTTCCCGAGGGGACGCGCGGCGAGGTGCCGGGCAAGCTCCTTCCGTTCAAGAAGGGAGGCTTCCGCATGGCGGTGGCGACGGGCGCGCCGCTGGTGCCGGTCGTCGCATCGCCGCTCAAGCCGAAGTCAGACCTCAAGCAGCGCCGCCTGGACCCCAATGACATCGAGATCCGCATCCTGGAGCCGATCCCCACCGCCGGCCTCGGCGAGGGCGACGTCGCCGCCCTGATGCACGAGGCGCAGCGACGGATGGGCGCCGCGCTCGCGGAGATGGCTGCCGAACGGGGGATCGCGCCGCCCGCTCAGGGGCCCGTCGTCGGCTCCGGCGGAGTGTCGGGCGCGGGGAGCGGGGGCGGAGACTCGGCGGCCAGGTCGTCGTAGTCGGGGGCGGAGAGGCCGAAGGCGTGGAGCACGGCGCGCTCCATCCACCGGTCCACCGCGCCGCCGGTGTAGGCGGGGAGCGCGGCGACCTGGCGGGCGGTGGCGCCCATGATCCACGCGTCCTCCCCGCGGTCGCGCAGCTCCACCGTCTCCATCGGCACCAGGACGTGCCGGTCCTCGCGCAGGTTGAACAGGTCGTCCGCCAGGTCCACGGAGATGAAGCGGATCTTCATGGCGACGGGATCAACCAGCATCTCCTTCACCACGCCGACGCGCTCGTTGTCGCCCGCGAAGACGGTCCAGCCGAGCGGGTTGGGCGCGCCTTTGGCCAGGCGGAAGTCGCGCGCCTCGCTCAGCGGCACGATGCGGTGCTCGCCGCTGTCCGAGACGTTGGGCGCGTCGCCGTAGAAGCGCGGATGGGCGCGCTCCATCTCCTCCAGCACGGCGGCGGTCATCGGCTCGCCCTCGTAGGCGGGGAGCGCCTTGACCTCCGCCGCCGTCCACGGCGACACCACCAGCGCCCCCGACGCCCATTCCAGCACTTCCGCGGGCACGAGCACGTGCTTGCGGAAGAGCCCCAGGTTCACCGACACGAAGCGGATCTTGCCGTCGAGCCCGAACAGCAGGTCCGCCAGGTCGCCGATCTTGGTGCCCTCGCGGTCGGTCACGTCCCACCCCACCAGGTCGCGGGTGCGGAGCACTTCGGCCCGCGGCGCGGTTGATTCGGTCATGGTGTTACCTCGAGTTGAAAGCCCCCTCCCCCCGGCCCCCTCCCCCGCCTGCGGGGGCGCAGGGCGGGTGAGGGGGAGAACTCCGCGCCTACCGCGGATGCCTCGTAGGGGCGCGATTTATCACGCCCGTGCCCCGCGCCGCCGCGTCGCCCGTACATCCGCACCGTTGCCGGTAGGGGCAGACCTGCGTGTCTGCCCACCCTCGCCCCGGCCCCAATCCTCGCCCCCTCACACCGATACCTCGTAGGGGCCGCCCCACGTGGCTGCCCGTGCCCTCCCCCGCACCGCCGCCCGCCACCGGACCCGTCATCCTCCCCCTCTCCCGAGAACGAGAGGGGCACCCTCTCCTGTTATCGGGAGAGGGGGCCAGGGGGTGAGGGCCCTCTACGGCCCCGGGATCACGATCGTCTGCCCCGCGCGCAACTGGTCGCTGCCCAGGTCGTTGGCGCGGCGGATCGCATCCGTGGTCACGCCATACCGTCGCGCCAGCCCGAACAGCGTCTCGCCCGCGGCGACAGTGTGCGTGCGCCGCCGCGGCGCCGCGGGACGGCCGGATGCAGGCGCCGGACGGGCGGGAGCGGCGGCCGGGCGCTCGGGCGTGGTGCCCGACGGGCGCGGCGCGGGCGGAAGACGCAGCACCATGCCGGCCTCCAGCGCGCCCGCGGTGTCGTTCGGGTTCAGGGCGCGGAGCTGCGCCGTCGTCACACCGTAGCGCCGGGCGATGGCGGAGAGCGTTTCCCCCGCGGCCACACGGTGCGTGCGCGGACGGGGGCGGGGAGTCGCGGTCGCGGTGTCGCGGCGAGCCGTGGTCCGTGCCGTTGTGTCGCGGCGCGCGGGCGTGCGGCGCGCGGTGGCGGTGTCCGGACGCGTGGTGCGGCGCGGGGGCGGAGTGCTGTCCGAATCGGCCGTCTCGGTCGTGGTGGAGTCGCGGGGCCCGGCGGGCTGCTCGGCGGCGGGCGCGGCACGGCGAGTGGTGCGCGCGGCAGTGATCCACACGACCTCGCCTTCCACGCGGTGCGGCGTGGGGCGGCCGGTGGACTCCACCGAAAACGGCGCAGCCCAACGCGATGGACGCACGGGGGCGGCCGGCGCGGAATCGGACGGAACCGTGTCCGCGGGCTCGGTGCTCTGGGCGAGCGCGGCGCCGGGAGCCAGCAGGAGCGCGGCGAGCGACCAGGCGCGCAGCGTCATCGAGCCGCCGGGACGCGCGCGCGCCGGTGCTTCACGTACTCGAAGACGCCCGGCAGAATCGACAGGACGATGATGGCGACCACCACCGTCTCGAAGTTGTTCTTCACGAACGGCACCGCGCCGAAGAAGTACCCGGCGAAGAGCATCGACGAGACCCACAGGATCCCGCCCACCACGTTGTACAGTAGGAACTTGGGGTAGTCCATCTTCGACGCGCCCGCCACGAACGGCGCATAGGTGCGCACGATGGGCATGAAGCGCGCGAGGATGATCGTCTTGCCGCCGTACTTCGCAAAGAAATCCTGCGTCTTCACCAGGTACGCCGTCTTCAGGATGCGCGCGTCGTCCTTGAACACCCGCGTCCCCACCGCCTGCCCGATCCAGTAGTTCACCGTGTCGCCCAGGATGGCGGCGGCCAGCATGACGGCGTACAGGGGGAAGATGGAGAGCCCCATCTGCGGGTTCGCGGCGAGCGCCCCGGCCGCGAACAGGAGCGAGTCGCCCGGCAGGAACGGCGTCACCACCAGGCCCGTCTCGCAGAAGATGATGGCGAACAGGATGGCGTACGCCCACGTTCCGTACTGGGTGATCAGCGCACCCAGGTGGACGTCGAGATGGCGGAAGTAGTCGAGCGCCTGCGCGAAAAAGCTCATCCCGGACCTGACTGGGGGTGCGAGTGCGGCGTCCCGGCGAGGGGACCGCGGGAGGCGAATGCTATCGTAAAGCGCTGCACGATACAAGACTGCGGCCGGACGGTTGACGCACCCGTTACCCTTGTGGAGCAGCTTCGCGGACCCAGAACAGACAGGCGGACGATGTTGGAGCAGACACCCCCGGCGCTCACCCCGGACGAGTCGCTGCGCTACGCGCGGCACCTGATCCTTCCCCACGTGGGCCCCGCCGGCCAGGCGCGGCTCAAGGGCGCGCGTATCCTGGTGGTGGGCGCGGGCGGGCTCGGCTCGCCGGTGGCGATGTACCTCGCCGCGGCCGGCGTGGGGACGCTCGGGATCGTGGACTTCGACGTTGTGGACGCCACCAACCTGCAGCGCCAGGTCATCCACGGCACGCGCGACATCGGCCGCCCCAAGCTGGACTCCGCGCGCGACCGCATCGCCGAGATCAACCCGCACGTCCACGTGGAAGGCTTCGCGCTGCGCCTCACCTCGGCCGATGCGCGGGAGATCGTACGCGGCTTCGACGTGGTGATCGATGGCACCGACAACTTTCCCACGCGCTACCTGCTGAACGACGCCTGCGTGCTGGAGGGGAAGCCCAACGTCTACGGCTCCATCCTGCGCTGGGAGGGGCAGGCCTCCGTCTTCTGCGCGGAGCGCGGGCCGTGCTACCGCTGCCTCTTCGCCGAGCCGCCGCCTCCGCACCTTGTGCCCAACTGCGCGGAGGGCGGCGTGATGGGAGTGCTGCCAGGCATCATCGGCTCCATCCAGGCCACGGAGGCGCTCAAGATCGTGCTCGATGTGGGTGAAACGCTGGTGGGGCGGCTCTTGCTTTTCGATGCGCTGCGGATGAGGTTCCGCGAGATGCGCCTCCGCCGCGACCCGGCATGTCCCGCGTGCGGCGAGCACCCCACGATTCACGAGCCGATCGACTACGAGCGCTTCTGCGGGCTGGACACCGCCGAGGCAACACGGGAGGATGCGATGCACGACGATGTACCCGAGATGACCCCCACGGAGCTCAAGGCGCGCCTGGACCGCGGCGACCGCGTGACCATCGTGGACGTGCGCGAGCCGTGGGAGTGGGAGATCGGCAACCTCGGCCCGCAGGGCGCGCGCCTCATCCCCCTGAACGACCTCCCTAGCCGGATGGACGAGCTGAACCCGGAGGACGAACTGGTGATGCAGTGCCGCTCCGGCGGCCGCAGCGCGCACGCCGCCGGGTTCCTGCGCGAGCAGGGCTTCGAGCGCGTGCACAACCTGACAGGCGGCATCCTGCGGTGGTCCGACGAAGTGGATCCGTCCATCCCTAAATACTGAAACAGCAGCCTCACGCGGAGGCGCGGAGACGCAGAGAGAACTTCGCGCGCTCCTCTGCGGCTCCGCGTCTCCGCGTGAACCTTTTGCATGGACCTGCCCTCGTATGACTACATGCCGGTAACCGAAACCCTGCCAACGGCGGACGACGTGCGGGCTGCGGCGGAGCGGCTGCGTGGGATCGCGAACCGCACCCCCGTGCACACGTCGCGCACGCTGGACGAGATGACGGGAGCGCGCGTCTTTCTCAAGTGCGAGAACTTCCAGCGTGGCGGCGCCTTCAAATTCCGCGGCGCCTACAACGCCGTCTCGGTCCTTTCGGATGAGGAGCGGGCGCGCGGCGTCCTCACCTTCTCCTCCGGCAACCATGCGCAGGCGGTGGCGCTCACGGGACGACTGCTTGGGGTCAGGGTCGTCGTGGTGATGCCGGACAACGCCCCCGCCGCCAAGATCGCCGGCACCCGCGGCTACGGTGCCGAGGTGGTCCTCTACGACCCCGAAGTCCGCGACCGCCAGGAGATCGCCGCCGAGCTGCAGCAGGAGCGCGGGATGGCGCTGATCCCCCCCTACGACCACGCCAACGTCGTCGCCGGCCAGGGCACGGCGGCGCTGGAGTTGATGGAGGAGACGGGGCCCCTCGACGCCCTCTTCGCCCCCTGCGGCGGCGGCGGGCTGCTGAGCGGCTCGGCGCTGGCGGCGCGCGACTTCGCCCCCGGCTGCCGCGTCGTCGGCGTGGAGCCGGAGCTGGCGGACGATGCCACGCGCTCCTTTCGCACGGGCGAGCTCGCCACCATCCGCAACCCGCCCACCATCGCGGACGGCCTGCGCACCCCCTCGCTCGGCCGCATCACCTTCCCCCTCGTGCGCGCCCACGTCACCGAAATGCGCACCGTAACCGAGGAAGCCATCCTTGAGGCGATGCGCTTCCTCTGGACCCGCGCCAAACTGGTAGTCGAGCCCTCCGGCGCCGTCCCCCTCGCCGCCCTCCTCGCCACCCCCGGCGAGCTCGCCGGCCAGCGCGTCGGCGTGATCCTCAGCGGCGGCAACGTGGATCTGGCGGCGGCGTGTGCGTTGTTGGGGGAAAAAGTGCGTTAGTGCGTTAGTGCGTCAGGGGAGATTCCACGAGCGGACGATCAGGGGCGAATGGCCAGGTCGCATGACCGGGAGCGAATGGAATTCGCCCCTGGAACCACGCGAAGTCCGCCTGCGCGGAACCACGCATACGGCGGAGCGCGGTCCCACCTTTCTGTCATCCTGAGCGACGCGCCCCACCGTCGCTCGACCGGCTCCACACTCTGGCGCGGAGCGAAGGATCTACTGCGCGTGCCGAGGGATCGCTCGCGGGCCACGGACCTCCTGCCTCGCCGGCTAGATCCTTCGGTCGCCGCAGGAGTGTGGAGAAGCGGCGAGTTCTGTGAGGCGGCTTCCCTCAGGATGACATAGGGGTGCACCGCACTAACGCACTAACGCACTTCCCTCCCCGCTTGCCCCGCCCGCCCCAGCCGCCTAAAATCCGGTACCCAACTAACCCGAGGTGACCTGATGTCGTTGCACCCGAAGCAGATGCGTACCCGCGCGCTCGCCGCGCTGCTGGCCCTGACGGCACTCACCGCGCCCGCCGCGGCGCAGCAGGGAGGCCAGCCGCTCTCCCCGCGCGACACGGCGCGGCTGGAGATCGCGGCCGGGAAACGCGTGTACGTGGACTACGGCCGCCCCTCGATGCGCGGGCGCCGGATCGTGGGCGAGCTGGTGCCGTACGGCCGAGTGTGGCGCACTGGCGCCAACGCCGCCACCACGCTCGTCACCGAGGCGGACCTGCGCATCGGCGACGCGCTCGTCCCGCGCGGCACGTACACACTCTACACCCTCCCGACTGCGCAGGGATGGACCCTGATCGTCAACCGCCAGACGGGCCAGTGGGGCACCCAGTACGATGCCTCCCGCGACCTGGTGCGCATCCCCATGCGGAGCACGAGGGTGGCGCAGCCGGTGGAGAAGTTCACCATCGCGCTGGAGCGCGGGGCCGCTCGCGGCACGGGCACCCTGGCGATGGCGTGGGAGAACACGCGGCTGACCGTCCCCGTCCGCGTGCAGGCGGCCGCCGCAACGCGCCGGTGAGCACCAGCGCACCCGAGGTCCGCGCGGCGCCCTTTGCCGAGCCCTTCGCCCGCTTCGGCGAGCTGCTCGCCCGTGCCCGCGCGGAGACGGAGATCCGCGAGCCCACCGCCATGTCCATCGCCACCGTGGGCGAGGACGGGCGTCCCTCGCTCCGCATGGTGCTGCTCAAGGACTTCGACGAGCGCGGCTTCGTCTTCTACACCAACCTGGGAAGCCGCAAGGCGCGCGAGCTCGAGGGCAACCCCCACGCGGCGCTCTGCTTCCACTGGCAGCCCTTCGAGATCCAGGTGCGCATCGAGGGCCGCGTCGAGCAGGTGAGCGACGCGGAGGCGGACGCCTACTACGCCTCGCGCCCGCGCGGGAGCCGGGTGGGCGCGTGGGCCTCGATCCAGAGCACGCCGCTCCCCTCGTACGACACCCTCGTGCGCCGCGTGGAGGAGGCCGACGCCCGCTTCGGCCCCACCGGCGAAATCCCGCGCCCGCCGTTCTGGAGCGGCTTCCGCGTGGTGCCCTCCGCCATCGAGTTCTGGCAGGGACGGCCCAGCCGCCTCCACGAGCGCGACGTCTACACCCTGCAGCCCGGCGACCCGCCGCGGTGGAGCGTGGGGCTGCTCTTCCCCTGACCGGCCTTGTTGGACAGGCGCACCACCTGGCAGAGTGTGGAAGACCCGGACGGGCGCTACAGGTGTATCGTCGACACGAACTTGCGCACCTTCAGGTCGCCTTCCGCGAACTCCTGCGCCTCCAAGAGGTCCAGGAGCGACTCGCGCAGGGCGGGCATGCGGGCCATTTTCTCCAGCAAGGACTTCATAGCGGCGGCATGGTCCGGATTGGGGAGCGCGCTATGCACCCAATCCGTCAGGTGCTCCCGTAGACTGGCGGCGCAGTGTCGCTGCAGCTCCGTCTCTACCAGGAACGGCGTCGCCAGGCTGTCGAATAGATCCTCCAGGAAGCGCGCGGCGAGCCGCACCTCATGCTCGCCTTCGCTCATCCACGTCACCATTGCATTGCAACCACCGGCCGCACCCGCATCTCCCCGGGGCTTCTTCAGGCGGTCGGCGATGCCTTTCTCATTCAGGAACATCATCGCCACGAGCACACCCATCTGCCACCCGCCCTCGGCTACCCACCGACGCAGCTCGCCCAGGACGACGCGAAGGCCGCGCGTGGCGATGAGAGACGCCACTGTCATTTGTATCGCCACGTACGTGCTTGCCTTCTCTGCGTAGACGCGGGTCACCAGGTCGCGCAGCATGGACTGATACGATTGCAGCACCGCCCGGGCGGTGGCGGAGCGCTGCTGGCCGCGTTTCTGCGCCACGCGAGCCATTAGCCGGCCCAGACGCTGGACGTCCGCTATCATGGGCGCCAGGTGCTCGCGCGCCATGGCGCCCAACTCGCGCATGGCGTGCGCGGGCTCGAAGTCGCCAATCCACGAGTACGCGGCGATGATGGCTGGCAGCCGTACTCCCGCCGCCGCGGGACTGCACCGCAGCTCGTGCAGATGATGCAGGCAGAGCTTCTGGTACGGCTCGCTTCCGCTCCCCAGCACTCCCTCGTACAGCGCACCAACGGCTCCCTGCAGTCCGTCGTGGTCAGAGGCCATCCACCGGGATACCAGCGGGAAGACGATTCGCTCCGGGTCCAGTTCACCGATGCGCCCAATGACTTGCGCCGCCAGCACCGCCAGGTCCCCACCTTCCTCGGCCAACTGGCGGAGCCCAGGCAGCAGGGTTCCGAGCGCACGCCGGTGCCGCTGGAGCAGGGCCTGCCAGACCTCTTCCGGCGGGACTCCGCCGCGAAAGCGGACCATGCAGGCGAGTGTCGCTGGGTCCACGTAGTCTTCGGCATGTGCCGCGGCCAGGAGCGGCTCATCAGAGAATTCGACTGGGACGGCAGGGACTCGCCCTCCTTCGTCCTCTACCGTACGCGGAGTGCGCAGTTCCAGGTCAGCACGCAACCAATCGCGGACGTGCCGGTGCAGCCGGTCGAAGTCCACCCAGCGCACTCCCCGTGCATCGCGCAGGCACTGCGAAACCGCCAGGGCAAGCACGGCCGACCACCCGTCCAGATCCCCGTCGGGATTGCGCAGCAGCCGCCCCCCCGTATCGCAGAAGCGCGCCCACACCTCTTCCGGCTCCAGGGCGGGACGGTTCAGCTCCGCGTACAGCGAAACGAACTCGGCGATCTGCGGCGCGTAGGTAAAGTTGCCGAGCAGCCAATCGCGGCGTGCGTCCAGCGCGGCGGCTATTTCGGCCACGTCGCCACCCTGACGCCCCATCTCCCGAAGCCGCGCCTCCAGTTCAGCCTCCAACCGCTCCCGTGAATGCCGGGGCAGCGCGCGGACGAAAGGCCGGGTGGGCGCCAGATCATCGCGCGCAGCCTCGCCGGATTCCGTGATGAAGACGACGTATGCGTTACGCTCGCGCAACTGCTCCTTCAGCTGCTGCCAGCCGGAATGGTCAGTTTTGTCCACCCGCGACAGCGTGTCGCGAAAGATCACCATCCGGTTGCGCATCTCCCTGTCGGCGACCGCCACGCGGCGCAGGTCCAGGCGCACCTGGCGGTCCAGGGACTGCACCAGCAGAGTAGGCTTGTCGCAACTTCCCCGTTCGCGCAACCGCCGGCCGACGTAGATGGACGCCGTCACCCGGCCTGCGCCTCGGGTCGCGTCCAGCAGCAGCACGCGCTGATCTTCCAGGTGCCTCACGAGGCCATCAATCGCCTCGCTCGCGTCCTCGTAGCTCCACACGCTGGTTTCTTCCCAGCTTTCCGAGACCGGCTGGGCGTCGGCGCACGTGAAGTCGCGCAGCGCCGTGCGGCTTCGGTACATGTGGACGATCTGGTTCTCGATCGTGGAGAAGCTGACATTGTCCGCTTCGATGTCGCCGGTTTCGTTGGCCTGCCGGAAGGCGCTTTCACCTTTGGACGCGCCGGGAAGCGGTCCGTCGCCCATCGCCGCCTGGCCGCCGGAGTCGCTCGGGGGCACGGGTTCGGCAGCTGCATCAGGGGCAGGCACATTTACCAAGGTGTCCTGGTCGGACATGGATCGCGGCTCCAGGTCTTGAGAATGGAAGCGTCAGACCCCCAGCGCGTTTTGCAGCCAGGTGGGATCCATCAGGTTGTTCAGCACATTCAGTTCAACGTCACCCGGCACGGGGTGCAGCGAGGAGACCAGTGTGCGCGCCCGGTGCGCGTACTGGTCACGCCGGATCTCATCGCTCGTGCCGTCCGCCAGCACCTCGGCGACAAGGTGCAGCAGCGAGGAGCGAATGGCGTTTTTCGTCGGGGTCGGATGCACGTCGCTGGTGGCGGCGGCCAGGTCGATTACCACCGCGGCCAGGCGATCGCCACGTGGCACAGGTGGAGAGGAGGCACCTTCCTTCCCAGGGGAAAGCAGTGTGGGAGGGTGGCTGCCGCCACCCTCGCCGGCGGTCAGGCCGCGCGGGCCATGGAACGTGTTGCGGTATTCAGCAGCGTTGCGGACGGCCCCTCCGACGGTGCGAATCGCTTCACGCTCGGCTTCGTACCTGCCCTCCCGCAGGCCCCGCCGATGCGAC
This genomic stretch from Longimicrobium sp. harbors:
- the pdxH gene encoding pyridoxamine 5'-phosphate oxidase is translated as MSTSAPEVRAAPFAEPFARFGELLARARAETEIREPTAMSIATVGEDGRPSLRMVLLKDFDERGFVFYTNLGSRKARELEGNPHAALCFHWQPFEIQVRIEGRVEQVSDAEADAYYASRPRGSRVGAWASIQSTPLPSYDTLVRRVEEADARFGPTGEIPRPPFWSGFRVVPSAIEFWQGRPSRLHERDVYTLQPGDPPRWSVGLLFP
- a CDS encoding LysM peptidoglycan-binding domain-containing protein produces the protein MTLRAWSLAALLLAPGAALAQSTEPADTVPSDSAPAAPVRPSRWAAPFSVESTGRPTPHRVEGEVVWITAARTTRRAAPAAEQPAGPRDSTTTETADSDSTPPPRRTTRPDTATARRTPARRDTTARTTARRDTATATPRPRPRTHRVAAGETLSAIARRYGVTTAQLRALNPNDTAGALEAGMVLRLPPAPRPSGTTPERPAAAPARPAPASGRPAAPRRRTHTVAAGETLFGLARRYGVTTDAIRRANDLGSDQLRAGQTIVIPGP
- a CDS encoding threo-3-hydroxy-L-aspartate ammonia-lyase — protein: MPVTETLPTADDVRAAAERLRGIANRTPVHTSRTLDEMTGARVFLKCENFQRGGAFKFRGAYNAVSVLSDEERARGVLTFSSGNHAQAVALTGRLLGVRVVVVMPDNAPAAKIAGTRGYGAEVVLYDPEVRDRQEIAAELQQERGMALIPPYDHANVVAGQGTAALELMEETGPLDALFAPCGGGGLLSGSALAARDFAPGCRVVGVEPELADDATRSFRTGELATIRNPPTIADGLRTPSLGRITFPLVRAHVTEMRTVTEEAILEAMRFLWTRAKLVVEPSGAVPLAALLATPGELAGQRVGVILSGGNVDLAAACALLGEKVR
- the moeB gene encoding molybdopterin-synthase adenylyltransferase MoeB — encoded protein: MLEQTPPALTPDESLRYARHLILPHVGPAGQARLKGARILVVGAGGLGSPVAMYLAAAGVGTLGIVDFDVVDATNLQRQVIHGTRDIGRPKLDSARDRIAEINPHVHVEGFALRLTSADAREIVRGFDVVIDGTDNFPTRYLLNDACVLEGKPNVYGSILRWEGQASVFCAERGPCYRCLFAEPPPPHLVPNCAEGGVMGVLPGIIGSIQATEALKIVLDVGETLVGRLLLFDALRMRFREMRLRRDPACPACGEHPTIHEPIDYERFCGLDTAEATREDAMHDDVPEMTPTELKARLDRGDRVTIVDVREPWEWEIGNLGPQGARLIPLNDLPSRMDELNPEDELVMQCRSGGRSAHAAGFLREQGFERVHNLTGGILRWSDEVDPSIPKY
- a CDS encoding DedA family protein, yielding MSFFAQALDYFRHLDVHLGALITQYGTWAYAILFAIIFCETGLVVTPFLPGDSLLFAAGALAANPQMGLSIFPLYAVMLAAAILGDTVNYWIGQAVGTRVFKDDARILKTAYLVKTQDFFAKYGGKTIILARFMPIVRTYAPFVAGASKMDYPKFLLYNVVGGILWVSSMLFAGYFFGAVPFVKNNFETVVVAIIVLSILPGVFEYVKHRRARVPAAR
- a CDS encoding DUF2911 domain-containing protein produces the protein MSLHPKQMRTRALAALLALTALTAPAAAQQGGQPLSPRDTARLEIAAGKRVYVDYGRPSMRGRRIVGELVPYGRVWRTGANAATTLVTEADLRIGDALVPRGTYTLYTLPTAQGWTLIVNRQTGQWGTQYDASRDLVRIPMRSTRVAQPVEKFTIALERGAARGTGTLAMAWENTRLTVPVRVQAAAATRR
- a CDS encoding lysophospholipid acyltransferase family protein, which produces MFYLRMFAALLAFVAASTYGVVIALTRRDRSRVAHDYAHLLHRWMLPIFRQRVTLRGTEHLTAHRPCIFIANHQSLLDVPVLAVCFAPGSVVIAKKEIRTVPFFGWLYMVTGNLLIDRGNTAQSVGMLRAAEDAIRERRVAVWIFPEGTRGEVPGKLLPFKKGGFRMAVATGAPLVPVVASPLKPKSDLKQRRLDPNDIEIRILEPIPTAGLGEGDVAALMHEAQRRMGAALAEMAAERGIAPPAQGPVVGSGGVSGAGSGGGDSAARSS
- a CDS encoding PRC-barrel domain-containing protein: MTESTAPRAEVLRTRDLVGWDVTDREGTKIGDLADLLFGLDGKIRFVSVNLGLFRKHVLVPAEVLEWASGALVVSPWTAAEVKALPAYEGEPMTAAVLEEMERAHPRFYGDAPNVSDSGEHRIVPLSEARDFRLAKGAPNPLGWTVFAGDNERVGVVKEMLVDPVAMKIRFISVDLADDLFNLREDRHVLVPMETVELRDRGEDAWIMGATARQVAALPAYTGGAVDRWMERAVLHAFGLSAPDYDDLAAESPPPLPAPDTPPEPTTGP